The following DNA comes from Miscanthus floridulus cultivar M001 chromosome 5, ASM1932011v1, whole genome shotgun sequence.
ACTGTCACCCTTAGCGCCACCGTCtgcgccacctcctcccccaAGATCTCCACCAGGGCTTCATCTAGGTACTCCCTGAACACTGGGTAGCCCTCATACAGGCCACCCTCGATCGCAACCACCGTCCGCCTCAGCTGCCCTCGCGTTCTCCCGCTTGAAGCCACGCCGCTCCCATCCCGGCCAAGCTTTTTCAGTATCCCGACAATACCAGCGGCAGCTAGGCGGGCAGCTCTTTGGGTGACGATGTCACAGACTTTGACGACTAGCCTTCGAGTTTTCAGAGGAGTGTCCGGTATCTGCAGCAAAATCGTCAAAACCTTCAGTACAGGTTGAAGGAACACACATGTTTGACTTCATGGAGATCAGGAAAGCTGACCTTCAGATGTTCTTGCAATATCCTTCTGACTTCGCTCAGATCTGGTGAATCGTCCTTGCGAATTGCAGCCAGAAGTGGTGTGCTGGAACACAAACAAAAACATATACTGAAGTATTAGCAATAGCTTTTGCCCACAAGCTTTAGTTCTAGGTAATAAGCCATGTGATTTTGCCTTTTACAAGCTCAATGACGCATCAACATGAAACATTGTACAATAATACTAATATGCATAGCTGAGCAGGAAGGTTTCCACGTactcataaaaaaagaaaaggaccAGGTACTTAACATAGGGAGGCATGAATCTAAAGATGCAGAACACAACATAGAGTACTGCATCGATCTACTGCATTGGTAGAAAATAGCAGATCAGAGCTATACTGAGAGTAACCCGATACTAACTAGGTTCCCTTTGAAAGATTCTACTTCCCCTTTTCTACAACACAAAATTTGgaataagcaaagcatatagcaAGCTTAAGGTACCTCAATGTGAAGGGGGTAGAAAGATTATAAGCAGCATCGCCAAAAACATCTGATTCTAGAGCCATGCGATGCAGCACCAGCCTTGCAATTTCCCCAAGATAAATCCCAGAGATCATTTTCTCAAACCCCTGCATCAATGTCAAATTTGTTCAGCAATACTAACAAAAGGTACAACTATTCCATAAAATATTTTACACAAAGTGTCACCTGATCATTGCGATTTTGCGTCTCATCATCAAGGGAGATGTCATAAGGAGTTCTTGGCAAATGCGATGACCAGAAATTGCCCCATTCCATGTTTACTACCTGATGAATTGAACATTTCAATAATTACATCTTTTGTCCACAGGGAAAAACGATGATATTGACAATTTGAGTACAGAACAAAGCAGCAAGAGAATATACCATGCCACCGGAGTTTGTAAGAAGACCCTGACATTTAATAATTGCATCAGTGCGTTCAATATAGCAAGCATTGGTGCCAGCACCGATGATCACAGCAGCCACTGTATCCTCATCATAATAATGTCCTAGAGCTAATGTCCCCACGGTGTCGTTCACCTAAGTAGAAAAATTGAAGGTAAGTATTTAAAAGGTGTTAATGCTACACGATGACTAAAAAGCAATAAGCATAGAAGAATATACTAGTTGAGAATATTATCTTGCTAGCCCATAGAAATTGCTTGGTGAAGCAAATTTGTGAGACCAAAACTAAACAATCCGAAGGAACTTTGATACCATAGGAAAGGCTGGCATCAGGAAAAGGTTTAAAAGTGCACAAGTAACAGATTTTACAAGCACTGACACAGCTATCAACTAACTCTAATGAAACATAGAACCTGCCCAGCTAGGAGATGGTCACTGTGTTGCCTTCTCAAAATTAACTAGGCATGGCAACTGGAGCAACGATCATGCTTCTCATGCATTGATTGGCGCTAATTTAAGTTTTAGACAAGGGCACCCATGTTATAGTGCACAGAACACTAAATAAGTTCCATATTAACCAATGTGTAAAAGAGGCTTGCCAAATGGAATGAGAAGATGGCAAGCACCATTTTACAGTGCTAATAGTAGGCAACAACCTACCAGTGCAGTAACTCGCACATTTAGTCCACTCCTAGCAAGAGCTTCGTTTAAGCATTGAGCCACATCTTTCCCAACCTGAAATCCCATATCAGAAAGCGTATAAAAATTAGAAGCATAAACTTATCGCAAAAATGATATACACCAAAACAAGGCATTGTGTGTTTCCTATTATGCAAAGTTACATGTCCGTACCAATTTTC
Coding sequences within:
- the LOC136451096 gene encoding hexokinase-3 isoform X1, whose product is MGRVGLGVAAGCAAATCAIAAALVARRASARARWRRVVALLREFEDGCATPTPRLRQVVDAMVVEMHAGLASDGGSKLKMLLTFVDALPAGNEQGTYYSIDLGGTNFRVLRVEVGAGSVVTSRKVEVTIPEELTKGTIEELFNFVAMTLKEFVETEDGKDEQRVLGFTFSFPVRQTSVSSGSLIRWTKGFFIEDAVGKDVAQCLNEALARSGLNVRVTALVNDTVGTLALGHYYDEDTVAAVIIGAGTNACYIERTDAIIKCQGLLTNSGGMVVNMEWGNFWSSHLPRTPYDISLDDETQNRNDQGFEKMISGIYLGEIARLVLHRMALESDVFGDAAYNLSTPFTLSTPLLAAIRKDDSPDLSEVRRILQEHLKIPDTPLKTRRLVVKVCDIVTQRAARLAAAGIVGILKKLGRDGSGVASSGRTRGQLRRTVVAIEGGLYEGYPVFREYLDEALVEILGEEVAQTVALRVTVDGSGAGAALLAAVHSSNRQQGSI
- the LOC136451096 gene encoding hexokinase-3 isoform X2, giving the protein MGRVGLGVAAGCAAATCAIAAALVARRASARARWRRVVALLREFEDGCATPTPRLRQVVDAMVVEMHAGLASDGGSKLKMLLTFVDALPAGNEQGTYYSIDLGGTNFRVLRVEVGAGSVVTSRKVEVTIPEELTKGTIEELFNFVAMTLKEFVETEDGKDEQRVLGFTFSFPVRQTSVSSGSLIRWTKGFFIEDAVNDTVGTLALGHYYDEDTVAAVIIGAGTNACYIERTDAIIKCQGLLTNSGGMVVNMEWGNFWSSHLPRTPYDISLDDETQNRNDQGFEKMISGIYLGEIARLVLHRMALESDVFGDAAYNLSTPFTLSTPLLAAIRKDDSPDLSEVRRILQEHLKIPDTPLKTRRLVVKVCDIVTQRAARLAAAGIVGILKKLGRDGSGVASSGRTRGQLRRTVVAIEGGLYEGYPVFREYLDEALVEILGEEVAQTVALRVTVDGSGAGAALLAAVHSSNRQQGSI